A region of the Streptomyces sp. NBC_00442 genome:
TGCCTACCGGACCTCTCGCTCGTGACACGGACCTGTCCCGCCTCCTCGACGACGGCTACGACGTCGTCGTCCGCGCCGGCCACCTCGTCGTCCAGCGCATCCCGTACGTCACCGAGAACCGCACCGTCGAGTACAGCTTCCTCACCTACCCCGTAACCGTCACGGGGGACCGCATCGTCTCCGACACCGACCACCGCATTTGGTTCGGCGGCTCGACCC
Encoded here:
- a CDS encoding DUF6791 domain-containing protein is translated as MPTGPLARDTDLSRLLDDGYDVVVRAGHLVVQRIPYVTENRTVEYSFLTYPVTVTGDRIVSDTDHRIWFGGST